One region of Wyeomyia smithii strain HCP4-BCI-WySm-NY-G18 chromosome 3, ASM2978416v1, whole genome shotgun sequence genomic DNA includes:
- the LOC129730828 gene encoding uncharacterized protein LOC129730828, which yields MKRVMLFGMIFAVFLVEVKLEESLFEQDLSEQFKIDASTRGLQKVNLRCGADSMRIELKTEEDFDGVMYTRGSFYKQTEPCFVKPKRAGKSLEMKFNLDQCQTINEGEVYSNIVVVQHDPDLVTPGDAAFAVECDFRKPRGVTVSSQFQARDSDTPTSRITLTSPDPSAPTQDHNNQNSVFSDTDTVSFVPSHFSNQTKEQQHVKGSVETVEISSNRITDEL from the exons AAAGCCTCTTTGAGCAGGACCTGAGCGAGCAGTTTAAAATTGATGCATCCACTAGAGGACTTCAAAAGGTTAATCTTCGCTGTGGTGCCGATTCAATGCGTATCGAACTGAAGACGGAGGAGGACTTTGATGGTGTGATGTACACGAGAGGCAGTTTTTATAAACAGACTGAGCCGTGTTTCGTAAAACCAAAACGAGCTGGTAAATCGTTGGAAATGAAGTTTAACTTGGATCAGTGTCAAACCATCAACGAGGGTGAGGTGTACTCCAATATTGTTGTCGTGCAGCATGACCCCGATTTAGTGACTCCTGGAGACGCTGCATTTGCTGTTGAGTGTGACTTCCGCAAACCACGTGGTGTGACTGTCAGTTCACAATTCCAGGCCAGAGATAG CGACACACCCACATCGCGCATCACTTTGACAAGCCCCGACCCTTCGGCACCCACGCAAGATCACAACAACCAAAATTCGGTTTTCAGCGATACGGATACGGTTTCGTTCGTGCCGAGTCACTTCTCTAACCAAACCAAAGAACAGCAACACGTCAAGGGCTCGGTAGAAACCGTCGAAATTTCATCTAATAGAATCACCGATGAGTTGTGA